The region AGCTTGCGCTGCAGCGTGCGGCGGTGCATGTTCAGGGCGCGCGCCGTGGCCGAGATGTTGTTGTTGTTCTCCGCGAGCACGCGCTGGATGTGCTCCCATTCGAGCCGGTCGACCGACAGCACGACCGGATTCTCGAGCGCCTCGTCGGCCTGGACTTCGCTCGCGTTGGTCTGCAGCGCGGCAAGGATAGACTCGACGTTTGCGGGCTTCGCGAGATAGTTGTCCGCGCCCTCCTTCACCGCCTGCACCGCGGTCGCGATGCTTGCGTAGCCGGTCAGCACCAGAATCCGCGCATCGGGTTGCAGGTCGCACAACGGCGCGATCAGGCTCAGTCCCGAATCCTCGCCGAGATGCAGGTCGACGGTAATGAACTGGAACTTGCCGCCTGCCGCGAGCCGCAGTGCCGCCTCCTTGTCGTGCGCCTGCTGGACCGCGTAGCCGCGGCGCTCGAGGCCGCGCGCGAGCGTGCCCGCGAACACCTCGTTGTCGTCGATCACCAGGAAATTGTTCTCGCTCATGTGGTTTCTCCGTCTACGTGTTGGTTGAGGCGGCCGGCGCCGTCATGCGCGCCACCGGCAGGCGCAGGACCGCGCGCGTGCCGCGGCCGGGCGCGGTCGCCACGCGGGTGTCCGGCGCTGCCGCCCGCTCGGCCGTGCGCTGCGCCGCTCCCGAAGCGGCGTGACCGTGTGCGCCGCCGCCGGTGCGTCCGTTGCCGGCGGCCGAGCGCGGCGCGACATCGGACAGTTCGATCTCGCCGCCCAAGCGCACGGCCGCGCTGAATGCAAGGTACAGGCCGACCCCGTGGCCGCCCTGCGTGCTGTCGACCGGCATCGCCCCGAGCGATTCGCGCAACGCGGCCGGAATGCCCGGGCCGTCGTCGCATACTTCGAATTCGATCTGGTCGCCCCCGCTCGCGCGCTCGCTGTGCGCGAGCTTCGCGGCCAGCGTCACGCGGTGCGGGCTTGCACGCGCGGCGTTGTCGAGCAGGATCGTCAGGATCTGGCCCGCCGCGACCGTGTCGTCGAGCGCGACGCCCGACGGGCGCGCGCCGAGCA is a window of Burkholderia latens DNA encoding:
- a CDS encoding response regulator transcription factor, whose product is MSENNFLVIDDNEVFAGTLARGLERRGYAVQQAHDKEAALRLAAGGKFQFITVDLHLGEDSGLSLIAPLCDLQPDARILVLTGYASIATAVQAVKEGADNYLAKPANVESILAALQTNASEVQADEALENPVVLSVDRLEWEHIQRVLAENNNNISATARALNMHRRTLQRKLAKKPVRQ